In Aegilops tauschii subsp. strangulata cultivar AL8/78 chromosome 3, Aet v6.0, whole genome shotgun sequence, one genomic interval encodes:
- the LOC123497741 gene encoding uncharacterized protein, producing MDLRAVCHDWRSATDDPRNNTSDCRFRPRGWIILDEAFESDTRRLLLNTATGRLIHKELVPLSDYYVVATTLEGFFILADKSPPHAARIFSPLTGAMIHFKAPMPPDGEVTAAVCFIMDLPILNLFCGSSHKHYMAYTESESFFARDYEDAIYSFLQRVIKGGFDGGWTESTMLDELVRKMGNLMMLLRVDPHKFFSDDLPVTEHENNVRCFLVEFGGQVLIIIKRQLLTMVCKFEANSDKLVPLMSISNHAIFIGHQRCLVVDADNFPGIEANCIYYIEHLGSSSHICMRNLQDQKAERISKAVDFVKQDKQFVLVADRPFTIIQLLSSYTINIRDSELALQQQIT from the coding sequence ATGGACTTACGCGCCGTGTGCCACGACTGGCGCTCCGCCACCGACGACCCCAGGAACAACACCTCGGATTGCCGGTTTCGCCCGCGCGGGTGGATCATCCTTGACGAGGCCTTCGAGAGCGACACGCGCCGCCTGTTGCTCAACACCGCCACCGGGCGATTAATCCACAAGGAGCTCGTGCCGCTCAGCGACTACTATGTGGTCGCCACCACTCTTGAGGGCTTCTTTATCCTGGCCGACAAGAGCCCTCCTCACGCCGCGCGCATCTTCAGCCCTCTCACCGGCGCCATGATCCATTTCAAGGCGCCCATGCCGCCCGATGGGGAGGTCACCGCTGCAGTCTGCTTTATCATGGATTTGCCCATTCTTAATTTATTCTGCGGCTCGTCTCACAAGCATTACATGGCGTATACTGAAAGTGAATCTTTCTTCGCCCGCGACTATGAGGACGCAATTTATAGTTTCTTGCAGAGGGTGATCAAAGGTGGGTTTGATGGCGGTTGGACGGAATCAACCATGTTAGATGAGTTGGTCCGCAAGATGGGCAATTTGATGATGTTGCTTCGTGTTGATCCTCATAAGTTTTTCTCCGATGATCTTCCTGTGACTGAACATGAAAACAATGTCCGTTGTTTCCTAGTCGAGTTTGGTGGACAAGTGCTGATCATTATTAAGCGACAGCTGCTCACTATGGTTTGCAAGTTTGAAGCCAACAGTGACAAGCTCGTGCCTTTGATGAGCATCAGCAACCATGCTATCTTTATCGGTCATCagaggtgcctcgtagtcgatgCAGATAATTTCCCAGGCATCGAGGCAAACTGTATCTACTATATTGAACACCTGGGTTCGTCATCACACATCTGTATGCGCAACCTCCAGGACCAGAAAGCAGAGAGGATCTCTAAAGCTGTTGATTTCGTGAAGCAAGACAAGCAATTTGTCCTCGTCGCCGATCGTCCTTTCACGATTATCCAGCTTCTCTCGAGCTACACCATCAACATCCGGGATTCCGAATTGGCCTTACAACAACAGATCACGTGA